One genomic window of Aquisalimonas sp. 2447 includes the following:
- a CDS encoding ATP-dependent DNA helicase → MTDVDHHLGPDGVLADIVPGFQSRDEQRTLARGVAQAIEAGENLVAEAGTGTGKTFAYLLPALLSGKRVIVSTGTKTLQDQLYRKDLPMLREALDLPVRTALLKGRSNYLCLYRMEQAEVDARGEHPETHEQLRSIRAWSAVTASGDIAELDQVPADAPVWARATSTADNCLGQECPAFDDCFLMTARRRAQEADLLVVNHHLLLADMALKEGGFGEVLPTPDAYVLDEAHQLPEVAAQFFGLAVSSRQFQELVRDSQAEYLREAGDQPALPDALDALRKAAMDFRLLLGEAGQRAAWAVVSGKEAIQAGLDELRRATADLTAILETLAERGRGLENCHRRAVDMVALLDRFADGDSDAFVQWYETYAQSFILRLTPLDVGQQFQSRMQRHRAAWVFTSATLSVNGGFGHFRGRLGLPEETPALAVDSPFDYRNNALLYAPAGMPEPNTPAFGAAFLERAEEVIRASGGRAFVLFTSHRALREAADRFRDHLPYPVFVQGDASQNRLLEQFRAAGDGVLLGTSSFWEGVDVKGEALSAVLIDRLPFAAPSDPVTQARIDYLKRNGGNPFRDYQLPQAVIALRQGVGRLIRDHEDFGVLMIGDPRLTAKPYGRQFLNSLPPMGRTRDINTVRMFFGND, encoded by the coding sequence GTGACTGACGTTGATCACCATCTGGGCCCCGATGGCGTGCTCGCTGACATTGTGCCCGGTTTCCAGTCGCGGGATGAGCAGCGGACCCTGGCCCGCGGCGTGGCCCAGGCCATCGAGGCCGGGGAGAACCTGGTGGCGGAGGCGGGCACCGGCACCGGCAAGACCTTCGCCTATCTGCTGCCCGCGCTGCTCTCCGGCAAGCGGGTGATCGTCTCCACCGGCACCAAGACCCTGCAGGACCAGCTCTACCGCAAGGATCTGCCGATGCTGCGGGAGGCGCTGGACCTGCCGGTGCGTACTGCGCTGCTGAAGGGCCGCAGCAATTACCTTTGTCTCTACCGCATGGAGCAGGCCGAGGTGGATGCCCGCGGCGAACATCCGGAAACCCACGAACAGCTGCGGTCGATCCGCGCCTGGTCGGCGGTGACGGCCAGCGGCGATATTGCCGAACTGGACCAGGTCCCCGCCGACGCACCGGTGTGGGCGCGAGCCACCTCGACGGCGGACAACTGCCTGGGACAGGAGTGCCCGGCCTTCGACGACTGCTTCCTCATGACGGCACGCCGCCGGGCCCAGGAGGCGGACCTCCTGGTGGTCAACCACCACCTGTTGCTGGCCGACATGGCGCTGAAGGAGGGCGGGTTCGGCGAAGTGCTGCCGACTCCGGACGCCTATGTCCTGGATGAGGCCCATCAACTGCCGGAGGTGGCTGCGCAGTTCTTCGGCCTGGCGGTGAGTAGCCGCCAGTTTCAGGAGCTGGTACGCGACAGCCAGGCCGAGTATCTGCGCGAGGCGGGAGACCAGCCGGCGCTGCCGGACGCCCTGGACGCTCTGCGCAAGGCGGCCATGGACTTTCGCCTGCTGTTGGGGGAAGCCGGTCAGCGGGCCGCCTGGGCGGTTGTCAGCGGCAAGGAGGCGATTCAGGCCGGGCTGGACGAACTGCGCCGGGCGACCGCGGACCTGACTGCCATCCTGGAGACGCTGGCCGAGCGCGGGCGGGGGCTGGAGAACTGCCACCGGCGCGCGGTGGACATGGTGGCGCTGCTGGATCGCTTCGCCGACGGCGACAGTGATGCCTTCGTGCAGTGGTACGAGACCTATGCGCAGTCGTTCATCCTGCGCCTGACGCCGCTGGATGTGGGGCAGCAGTTCCAGAGCCGGATGCAGCGTCATCGCGCCGCCTGGGTGTTCACCTCCGCGACCCTGTCGGTGAACGGGGGCTTCGGTCACTTCCGCGGGCGCCTGGGGCTGCCCGAGGAGACCCCGGCACTGGCCGTGGACAGTCCCTTTGACTACCGTAACAACGCGTTGCTGTATGCCCCCGCCGGTATGCCTGAGCCAAACACCCCGGCCTTCGGGGCTGCGTTCCTGGAGCGGGCGGAGGAGGTGATCCGCGCCAGCGGTGGCCGGGCATTCGTGTTGTTTACCAGTCACCGCGCCCTGCGTGAAGCAGCCGATCGGTTCCGCGATCATCTGCCTTACCCTGTGTTCGTCCAGGGCGACGCCTCCCAGAACCGTTTGCTGGAACAGTTCCGCGCGGCGGGCGACGGCGTGCTTCTCGGAACCAGCAGCTTCTGGGAGGGTGTGGATGTCAAGGGCGAGGCGCTGTCGGCGGTGCTCATCGACCGGCTCCCGTTCGCCGCACCTTCCGATCCGGTCACCCAGGCGCGGATTGACTACCTCAAACGCAACGGCGGCAATCCTTTCCGCGATTACCAGCTACCCCAGGCGGTCATTGCCCTACGCCAGGGCGTTGGGCGGTTGATCCGCGATCATGAGGACTTCGGTGTCCTCATGATCGGTGACCCGCGGCTCACCGCAAAGCCCTACGGCAGGCAGTTCCTGAACAGTCTCCCGCCCATGGGCCGAACGCGGGACATCAACACCGTGCGCATGTTCTTCGGCAATGACTGA
- a CDS encoding PilZ domain-containing protein yields the protein MAETNENEQPSAEHDSPPHRHSRRLDLRPGHEIQIQAMNSKAKIVTRYVGQCAASYLIVRNGAGSDDSIERMRFMQDEMALARFVLDGVAFGFRSPVLSVHRVPETLLYLKWPDEVAEHAIRSAMRVPCFAAARVEVDRQVLQAALTDISATGCRVDLLHVDASAIAEGKQVVIWAYLPGQSEPAEIRCVVRRRQTPGDSRLVLGLSFDTPQHALVDKLRAYLPEMD from the coding sequence ATGGCCGAGACCAACGAGAACGAACAGCCGTCAGCCGAGCATGATTCTCCGCCGCATCGCCACTCCCGCCGGCTGGACCTGCGTCCCGGTCACGAGATCCAGATCCAGGCGATGAACAGCAAGGCCAAGATCGTGACCCGCTACGTCGGCCAGTGCGCAGCCAGTTACCTGATCGTGCGCAATGGTGCCGGGAGCGACGACAGTATCGAGCGCATGCGTTTCATGCAGGACGAAATGGCCCTGGCCCGGTTCGTTCTCGACGGCGTGGCTTTCGGCTTCCGTTCGCCGGTGCTTTCCGTGCACCGCGTTCCGGAGACGTTGCTGTACTTGAAATGGCCCGACGAAGTGGCGGAGCACGCCATTCGTTCGGCGATGCGGGTGCCGTGTTTCGCCGCCGCGCGGGTGGAGGTTGATCGCCAGGTTCTGCAGGCCGCGCTCACGGACATCAGCGCCACCGGCTGCCGGGTCGATCTACTGCACGTGGATGCCAGCGCCATCGCCGAGGGCAAGCAGGTGGTGATCTGGGCGTATCTACCCGGGCAGAGCGAGCCGGCGGAGATTCGCTGCGTCGTGCGACGCAGGCAGACCCCGGGTGATTCCCGCCTGGTGCTCGGTTTGAGCTTCGACACCCCGCAGCATGCCCTGGTGGACAAGCTGCGGGCCTATCTGCCGGAGATGGATTAG
- a CDS encoding acyl-CoA synthetase, with translation MTNNTVTSTIGDVPNQVPLTPLSLLDWAASVYPDHPAVIHGDQTTSYAEYERRCRRLASALQQRGIGAGQTVAVMLPNIPPMLEAHFGVPMAGAVLNTINIRLDAATIAFILDHGEADVLITDTEFAPVIRDALDRCSRQPLVVDVDDPVGPGGEQLGTVDYEALLAEGDPAFRWQWPASEWDSISLNYTSGTTGNPKGALYHHRGAHQGAFSNIIACDMGRNPVYLWTLPMFHCNGWRFPWTLPAVAGTSVCLRRVEPGPIFDAIGRHRVSHFCGAPLVLNTLASAPEATNARFDHSVTAYTGGAAPPSAVIGAMEGIGIHVVHLYGLTETYGPSHYCAWQHQWDDLSLEEKSRQTARQGVRYLSIEESMVADPDTLTPVPQDGATMGEIMVRGNSVMSGYLKNPAATDEAFRGGWYHTGDLAVWHPDGYLEIRDRAKDVIISGGENISTIEVEEVLYRHPAVLECAVVAAASERWGEAPCAFITPRPDMETPAPKDIIAFCREHLAGFKLPRHVIFQDLPKTSTGKIQKFVLREHTEKLGDDNAVR, from the coding sequence ATGACGAATAACACCGTAACGAGCACCATCGGGGATGTACCCAACCAGGTGCCCCTTACGCCACTGTCACTGCTGGACTGGGCGGCATCCGTCTACCCGGATCACCCCGCAGTGATCCATGGCGACCAGACCACTAGTTACGCCGAGTACGAGCGCCGTTGCCGCCGCCTGGCTTCTGCCCTCCAGCAACGCGGCATCGGTGCGGGACAGACCGTGGCGGTGATGTTGCCGAACATCCCGCCCATGCTGGAGGCGCACTTCGGCGTACCCATGGCGGGCGCCGTGCTGAATACCATCAACATCCGCCTGGACGCGGCCACCATCGCCTTCATCCTCGACCACGGCGAGGCCGATGTGCTGATCACCGACACCGAGTTCGCCCCGGTGATCCGGGACGCGCTGGACCGCTGCTCACGGCAGCCCCTGGTGGTGGATGTGGATGACCCTGTGGGCCCGGGCGGTGAGCAGCTGGGCACCGTGGACTACGAAGCGCTGCTCGCCGAGGGTGATCCGGCCTTTCGCTGGCAGTGGCCGGCCAGCGAGTGGGACAGCATTTCACTGAACTACACCTCGGGGACCACCGGCAACCCCAAGGGAGCGCTCTACCACCACCGTGGCGCGCATCAAGGTGCTTTCAGCAACATCATTGCCTGCGACATGGGGCGCAATCCCGTCTACCTGTGGACGTTACCCATGTTCCACTGCAACGGCTGGCGGTTCCCCTGGACACTGCCGGCGGTGGCGGGCACCAGTGTCTGCCTGCGGCGGGTGGAACCGGGGCCCATCTTCGATGCCATCGGGCGCCACCGGGTCAGCCATTTCTGCGGTGCCCCGCTGGTGCTGAACACCCTGGCAAGCGCCCCGGAGGCCACGAACGCCCGCTTTGACCACAGCGTCACCGCCTACACCGGCGGCGCCGCCCCGCCCTCGGCGGTGATCGGCGCCATGGAGGGTATCGGCATCCACGTGGTGCATCTGTACGGCCTCACCGAGACCTACGGACCGTCCCACTACTGCGCCTGGCAGCACCAGTGGGACGATCTGTCCCTGGAAGAGAAATCACGCCAGACCGCGCGGCAGGGCGTGCGTTACCTGAGCATCGAGGAGAGCATGGTGGCCGACCCGGACACCTTGACCCCCGTGCCGCAGGATGGCGCCACCATGGGAGAGATCATGGTGCGCGGCAATAGCGTCATGAGCGGCTATCTGAAGAACCCGGCGGCCACCGACGAGGCCTTCCGCGGAGGCTGGTACCACACGGGTGACCTGGCCGTGTGGCACCCGGACGGCTACCTGGAGATCCGCGACCGCGCCAAGGACGTAATCATCTCCGGCGGCGAGAACATCTCCACCATCGAGGTTGAAGAGGTGCTCTACCGGCACCCGGCGGTGCTGGAGTGTGCCGTGGTGGCCGCCGCCAGCGAACGCTGGGGCGAGGCGCCCTGCGCCTTCATCACACCGCGCCCGGATATGGAGACACCGGCGCCGAAGGACATCATCGCCTTCTGCCGCGAGCATCTGGCCGGCTTCAAACTGCCCCGTCACGTCATTTTCCAGGATCTGCCCAAGACCTCCACGGGCAAGATCCAGAAGTTCGTCCTGCGGGAACACACGGAGAAACTGGGCGACGACAACGCGGTGCGCTAG
- a CDS encoding tetratricopeptide repeat protein: MTSNRSGLRLLLLFLVVLLAGCAVLEEPSEEAGAPGPEPREEATPAPDDEPGTAAVERLMIEARDASNDGDHERAGALLERALRIAPDSAVLWHNLAIVRYREEAYDQAEQLAQRSLSHADGNAELQRRNWEIIAVSRHMNGDADGAEAARSRAAGLQEAGGD, translated from the coding sequence GTGACTAGCAACAGATCGGGTCTGCGTCTACTGCTGTTGTTCCTCGTGGTCCTTCTCGCCGGCTGTGCGGTGCTGGAGGAGCCTTCGGAAGAAGCCGGGGCGCCCGGGCCGGAGCCTCGTGAAGAGGCCACTCCCGCGCCGGATGACGAACCCGGAACGGCGGCGGTGGAACGGCTTATGATCGAGGCCCGCGACGCCTCCAACGACGGCGACCACGAGCGGGCCGGCGCCCTGCTGGAACGCGCCCTGCGCATTGCCCCCGATAGCGCCGTGCTGTGGCACAACCTGGCCATCGTGCGCTATCGGGAAGAGGCCTATGACCAGGCAGAGCAGCTCGCCCAGCGCTCCCTGAGTCATGCCGACGGCAATGCCGAGCTGCAGCGACGCAACTGGGAGATCATCGCCGTCAGCCGGCACATGAACGGTGACGCTGATGGCGCCGAGGCTGCCCGATCCCGTGCCGCCGGGCTCCAGGAGGCCGGCGGTGACTGA
- a CDS encoding dipeptidase, with the protein MRQHTVIIAVCLALVTLGYVVYTQYAAGLYYLAGQYDRMMNPYGIDADAPEPDATDRALHADMFVADLHIDTLKWERDLLERSVFGHADVPRLDEGNVALQVFTIVTRSPINWPWMDCVSGRSPDTNTALFFMQGRPAGPLRERAMYQINRFKDAAERSRAGPGPELRLIETAADLEHLVADRAAGKAVIGGIIGIEGGHWIGGPGWDSAAVRREMAALHDAGVRLFAPVHRFDNHLAGSNEGCERHGLTQHGHDAIGAAQELGMVVDLAHISGAALRDATAYLDDPVTVSHTGVRAGCEAPCRPDRNLSDDDIRHLIDADGVIGIGFWPQAIGPSVWRVQAAMQHITAIAEDMGVAEPTRHVAIGSDYDGSVTPMIEVTHLDVLTTLLRRGPQPFSEQQVRGIMGANTCRLFATVLPGGDGALAADLCDPLAEPMPAD; encoded by the coding sequence TTGCGTCAGCATACCGTCATTATCGCTGTTTGCCTGGCGCTCGTCACACTGGGCTATGTGGTCTACACCCAGTACGCGGCGGGGCTCTACTACCTGGCGGGCCAGTACGACCGCATGATGAACCCCTACGGCATCGATGCAGATGCGCCGGAACCGGACGCCACCGATCGGGCACTGCATGCCGACATGTTCGTGGCCGATCTCCACATCGACACCCTCAAGTGGGAGCGCGATCTGCTGGAGCGCTCGGTCTTCGGCCATGCCGACGTGCCCCGGCTCGACGAGGGCAACGTTGCCCTGCAGGTATTCACCATCGTCACCAGGAGCCCCATCAACTGGCCGTGGATGGACTGTGTCAGCGGGCGGTCACCGGACACCAACACGGCGCTGTTCTTCATGCAGGGCCGCCCCGCCGGCCCCCTGCGCGAGCGCGCCATGTACCAGATCAATCGCTTCAAGGATGCAGCGGAGCGGTCCCGGGCCGGGCCAGGGCCCGAACTGCGGCTTATCGAGACCGCGGCGGACCTGGAGCACCTGGTGGCCGACCGTGCGGCAGGCAAGGCGGTCATCGGCGGGATCATCGGCATCGAGGGTGGTCACTGGATCGGCGGGCCGGGCTGGGACTCCGCGGCCGTTCGACGGGAAATGGCGGCTCTGCACGACGCTGGAGTTCGCCTGTTTGCGCCCGTGCACCGCTTCGACAATCACCTCGCCGGTTCCAATGAGGGATGCGAACGCCACGGCCTGACACAGCACGGACACGACGCCATCGGCGCCGCCCAGGAGTTGGGCATGGTCGTGGATCTGGCCCACATCTCCGGCGCGGCACTACGCGACGCAACAGCCTACCTGGATGACCCGGTCACCGTATCCCACACGGGCGTGCGTGCTGGCTGCGAAGCGCCCTGCCGTCCGGACCGGAACCTCTCGGATGACGATATCCGCCACCTGATCGATGCCGATGGTGTCATCGGCATCGGCTTCTGGCCCCAGGCCATCGGCCCCAGCGTCTGGCGGGTGCAGGCGGCCATGCAGCACATCACCGCCATCGCCGAGGACATGGGCGTCGCCGAACCCACCCGCCACGTGGCCATCGGTTCCGACTACGATGGCTCGGTAACCCCCATGATCGAAGTCACGCACCTGGACGTGCTGACCACCCTGCTGCGCAGGGGTCCGCAACCTTTCAGCGAGCAGCAGGTGCGCGGAATCATGGGGGCGAACACGTGCCGCCTGTTCGCCACCGTGCTGCCCGGCGGCGACGGGGCGCTGGCCGCGGACCTCTGCGACCCCCTTGCCGAGCCCATGCCGGCCGACTAG
- a CDS encoding HDOD domain-containing protein — MIAEDLATLRQEVAAGRVSLPGASQAMGRVRQALTAEEPDPRVVADMIRQDPGVSAYVIKTANSVAQRGGVDTGTVSGALQRLGLNLVGVLVTNFALMQMVHRIRGPYRASVLEIYRHSREVAVHCHALARSSARVASERALLAGLLHDVGKLATLHFASSHNWLGDDWPRLQALLEEAHPEVGAALLREWRFPESVAVAVAEHENWLRPSGDGEADLADAVIASQFDLRRDSEHPMGDLSPQRLPSLERLGVPPDVRFRDWPAFARHYEQSRSLLAL, encoded by the coding sequence ATGATTGCGGAGGATCTGGCGACCTTGCGCCAGGAGGTTGCTGCCGGGCGCGTCAGCTTGCCGGGGGCGTCCCAGGCGATGGGGCGGGTGCGCCAGGCGCTTACCGCCGAGGAGCCCGATCCCCGTGTGGTCGCCGACATGATCCGTCAGGACCCCGGGGTGTCGGCGTACGTCATCAAGACGGCCAACAGCGTTGCGCAACGGGGCGGCGTCGACACCGGGACGGTCTCCGGCGCACTGCAGCGCCTGGGGCTGAATCTCGTCGGCGTGCTGGTGACCAATTTCGCCCTGATGCAGATGGTGCATCGCATTCGCGGCCCCTATCGTGCCAGCGTGCTGGAAATCTACCGGCACAGCCGCGAGGTGGCCGTGCATTGCCACGCGCTGGCCCGGTCCTCTGCGCGGGTGGCCTCCGAGCGCGCCCTGTTGGCCGGGCTGCTGCACGATGTCGGCAAACTGGCGACCCTGCATTTCGCCAGCAGTCACAACTGGCTCGGTGACGACTGGCCGCGGTTGCAGGCGCTGCTGGAAGAGGCACATCCGGAAGTCGGGGCGGCGCTGCTCCGTGAGTGGCGGTTTCCCGAGTCGGTAGCCGTGGCAGTCGCAGAGCACGAGAACTGGCTTCGACCGAGCGGCGATGGCGAGGCGGACCTTGCAGATGCGGTGATTGCGTCTCAGTTCGACCTGCGGCGGGACAGCGAGCATCCCATGGGGGATCTGTCCCCGCAGCGGCTGCCGAGTCTGGAGAGGCTGGGTGTGCCGCCGGATGTCCGTTTCCGGGACTGGCCTGCATTCGCCCGCCACTACGAGCAAAGTCGCAGCCTGCTGGCGCTGTGA